Proteins from a genomic interval of Nitrospira sp.:
- a CDS encoding phosphoribosylaminoimidazolesuccinocarboxamide synthase codes for MTTGTLLYEGKAKKIFTAERADEVVHYFKDDATAFNAQKRGTIVDKGIINNKVSERLFTLLEAEGIRTHFVKRLSDREMLTKKVTIVPVEVVVRNVIAGSLAKRLGLKEGDPIQPAIVEFYYKDDALGDPLVNDDHLRLMNIATPALLKDLRDLGHKINAVLKPFFAERKMQLVDFKLEFGVFHNKLVLADEISPDTCRFWDMTTGDSMDKDRFRKDMGKIEEAYQEVLKRVCG; via the coding sequence ATGACGACAGGAACATTGCTCTACGAAGGCAAAGCCAAGAAGATTTTCACCGCCGAGCGGGCCGACGAAGTCGTGCATTACTTCAAGGATGACGCGACGGCGTTCAACGCGCAGAAGCGCGGCACGATCGTCGACAAGGGCATCATCAACAATAAGGTGTCGGAGCGGTTGTTTACGCTGCTCGAGGCGGAAGGCATCCGCACCCACTTTGTGAAGCGGCTCAGCGATCGGGAAATGCTCACGAAGAAGGTGACGATTGTCCCGGTGGAAGTGGTGGTGCGGAATGTCATCGCCGGAAGCCTGGCTAAGCGCCTGGGGCTGAAGGAAGGGGATCCGATTCAGCCGGCCATCGTGGAGTTCTATTATAAGGACGATGCCCTCGGCGATCCGCTCGTGAACGACGATCATTTGCGGCTGATGAATATCGCGACGCCGGCGTTGCTGAAGGATCTGCGGGACTTGGGCCACAAGATCAACGCGGTGCTGAAGCCGTTCTTCGCCGAACGGAAGATGCAGCTCGTGGATTTCAAGCTGGAGTTCGGCGTGTTTCACAATAAGCTGGTTCTGGCCGATGAGATTTCTCCCGATACCTGCCGTTTCTGGGATATGACGACCGGCGATTCGATGGACAAGGACCGGTTCCGGAAAGACATGGGCAAGATTGAAGAGGCGTATCAGGAAGTGTTGAAACGGGTGTGTGGATAG